The Couchioplanes caeruleus nucleotide sequence ACGCCCCGGCCTGGGCGGCGGTGGGCGCGGCGAAGGCGGCCTTGAACCACTCCCGGGTCGGCAGGCCGAACTGCTCCAGCACGTCTCGCACAGTCCCCATGGTGCCCCGGGGGTCCGACAAAAATGCCCGGCCCGGGGACATCCACCGGCGTCACCGGTCCGAATGGGGGACGCCGAACCGATCAGACGACGGGCATCAATCAGACGTTGGACCACAGGACGGACGCTCGGGCAGCGGCCGCGCCCGGCCGGACGGACCATGGTGCGGGTCTGGTGACGTGCGGCACATTGATGAACGCAGAGCGTACGCATCGATCGCCGCCATGCCGACGCCACACCGGCCCGAGAAGCAGGAGGCTTCGTGAAACGCATCGTCGCAGGGGCGCTGGCCGGGCTGGTCGTGCTCGGCATGGCCGCGTCCCCCGCCCGGGCCGCCGGCGCCGGCTATGTCCGGCTCGCGCACCTCTCGCCGGACACCCCGGCGGTCGACGTCTATCTGAAGTCCCAGTCCGGCGCGGTCGACGATCAGAAGTTCGACGGCGTCGCGTACGGCGCCATGTCGAACTACCTGCGGCTGCCCACGGGTTCCTACTCCGTCGCGATGCGCAAGGCGGGCGCCCCGGCCAGCACCCGCCCGGTGCTCACCACGCAGGTCACCGTGGGCGACGGCGGGGCGTACACGGTGGCGGGCGTGGGCCGTTACGCCGACCTGGGCCTGCGCGTGTTCAAGGACGACCTGCGGCTGCCCGGCCGCGACGAGTCGAAGATCCGGATCATCCAGGCTTCCGTACGCGCACCCGTGCTGGACGTGGGCGGCGCCAACGGTGCCGCCATCGCCGACCGGGTCCCGTTCGCCACCACCACCGGATACCGCGAGGTGAACCCCGGGAAGTGGACGGTCAAGGTGCAGCCCAGCGGCGGCGGCGCGACCAGCGACCTGCCCTGCACGCTCGGCGCGGGCAACGTGTACTCACTGCTCGTGCTGGACGGCAAGAAGGGCAGCCTCGAGCCGGAGCTGCACATCGACGCGGCGCGTCAGGGCGGTGTGCCGCAGGGTGGAGTGGCCACCGGGGCGGGCGGCAGCCGGCCGCGGGACCCGCTCCCGGCGGCGCTGCTGCTGGCGGCGCTCACCGCGATGATCACCGGCGGCGTGTTCCTGGCGCTCCGGCGGGGGCGGCGAACGGCCTGATGAAGGTACGCGTCCGAGCCGCGCTACCCGTCGCGGCCTCCCTGCTCACCGGCGTCGTGGCCGGTACGGGATACCTGCTGCTCCACGAGCCCCCGGGCACCGCCGGGCCCGGCCGGTGGGCCCAGGTCCCGCCGGGCATCGTCGGGTCCGCTGTGCCCGTACCTTCGGATTGGCCGGAACCGGAAGGTGTCGCGGACCCGTTCCGGACCGCCCGGCCGGTGGTGCACGGCCCGCCGACCCGCCTGCGGGTCGCGACCGTCGGCATCGACACCGAGCTGGAGACGCTCCATCTGGGCGCCGGCGGCGAGCTGGTGCCGCCGCAGGGCGACGCGCGCGCCGGCTGGTACGCCGACGGCACCGCACCCGGCGACATCGGACCCGCGGTGCTGGCGGGCCACGTGGACTCCAAGAGCGGTCCCGCGGTGTTCTACCGGCTGCGCGAAGTGGACACCGGCGACCGGATCGAGGTGACCCGCGGTGGCCGTACGGTGACGTTCACGGTGACCGCGACGGCCTGGTACCCGAAGTCGGCGTTCCCGACCGACCGGGTCTACGGCCCGACTCCCGACCGGCAGCTACGGCT carries:
- a CDS encoding DUF4397 domain-containing protein, which translates into the protein MKRIVAGALAGLVVLGMAASPARAAGAGYVRLAHLSPDTPAVDVYLKSQSGAVDDQKFDGVAYGAMSNYLRLPTGSYSVAMRKAGAPASTRPVLTTQVTVGDGGAYTVAGVGRYADLGLRVFKDDLRLPGRDESKIRIIQASVRAPVLDVGGANGAAIADRVPFATTTGYREVNPGKWTVKVQPSGGGATSDLPCTLGAGNVYSLLVLDGKKGSLEPELHIDAARQGGVPQGGVATGAGGSRPRDPLPAALLLAALTAMITGGVFLALRRGRRTA
- a CDS encoding class F sortase, whose translation is MKVRVRAALPVAASLLTGVVAGTGYLLLHEPPGTAGPGRWAQVPPGIVGSAVPVPSDWPEPEGVADPFRTARPVVHGPPTRLRVATVGIDTELETLHLGAGGELVPPQGDARAGWYADGTAPGDIGPAVLAGHVDSKSGPAVFYRLREVDTGDRIEVTRGGRTVTFTVTATAWYPKSAFPTDRVYGPTPDRQLRLITCGGVFDRSLRSYRDNLVVYAVAG